In the Candidatus Thermoplasmatota archaeon genome, one interval contains:
- a CDS encoding DNA mismatch repair protein MutL translates to EISQRLLTPMVIHLSASEQKVLEENRETLDGAGFVIEPFGKGSYALKSIPTVLGVAQGEPAFRNILGDLGRMAPSKKVGLDVIWRVACHTAIRAGEPLSENQMRSLVSELLRTESPYTCEHGRPTMVGLSPVDLEKLFKRRV, encoded by the coding sequence GAGATTTCGCAGAGGCTCCTGACGCCCATGGTGATTCATCTCAGCGCGTCCGAACAGAAGGTCCTGGAGGAGAACAGGGAGACTCTTGATGGTGCCGGTTTCGTCATCGAACCCTTCGGCAAGGGTTCGTATGCGCTGAAATCCATCCCGACCGTCCTTGGCGTGGCTCAGGGTGAGCCCGCGTTCAGGAACATACTCGGGGACCTGGGCCGCATGGCGCCTTCCAAGAAAGTGGGACTCGATGTCATCTGGCGCGTTGCGTGCCACACAGCGATCAGGGCTGGCGAGCCGCTGAGCGAGAACCAGATGCGCTCGCTAGTCTCCGAGCTGCTTCGGACCGAGAGTCCGTACACGTGCGAGCACGGGAGGCCCACGATGGTCGGCCTGTCCCCCGTCGACCTCGAGAAGCTCTTCAAAAGACGCGTGTGA